Proteins encoded in a region of the Mucilaginibacter sabulilitoris genome:
- a CDS encoding family 78 glycoside hydrolase catalytic domain: MIKRIYLLLLILPVQLFAQGIKVINPQCEYKQNPQGIESASPRLSWELESGQHNVLQTAYRVLVADDADKLKNNTGNVWDSKKVSSSASLQVIYKGIKLQASKTYYWKVMVWDNHQQVSAWSAAANWQMGLLSKTDWNGADWIAYDKLPDTSAIVPFYHGRGPKKLGMANDVLPLIRKTFSIGNQLKKATLYICGLGHFDLSLNGKKVGDHFLDPGWTQYNKQALYVPFDITNQLIAGQNTIGVMLGNGFYYIPRDKRYRKLTGGYGHPKMICRLVMEYQDGKTENLVSDASWKTAPGPITFTSIYGGEDYNANLEQAGWNANGFNDNQWQKAIVVDGPSLLNAQMADPLKIMQEFTPESKKQLSSGEWVYDLGQNFSGIPQITVQGKKGDTVRIIPAELVNADGSANQKASGNPHYYNYILKGDGLETWQPQFTYYGFRYLQVEGATPQNETNTSRKPVIVAIKGLHTRNAAATMGKFTCSNELFNRTFKLIDWAMKSNMASVFTDCPHREKLGWLEEAHLVGSSLHYNYDITGLTHKCINDMRIAQTEDGLIPEIAPEFVKFDEPFRDSPEWGSNAIILPWYVYQWYGDKQVLTESYDMMKRYLTYLDKKAEDHLLYQGLGDWYDLGPKHPGVSQLTPKGITASALYYYDLDIAGKIAVMLGKTEDAAAYKKLAAQVKSAYNKKFFNAETKQYGSGSQAANAMSVYAGLVEPQYKTAVVNNIVKDIRDRGNSLTAGDIGYRYLLRVLDDEGRSDVIFDMNSRDDVPGYGYQLAHGATALTESWAALPSVSNNHFMLGHLMEWFYSGLAGIRPADDAIAFNKIEIRPETVGNVTSASASYQSPYGTISSSWKKAAGKFELSVSIPANTTATICLPVNKTALITADGQNIKSRKDMKFIGYRDGKALVKAGSGNYTFTAR; the protein is encoded by the coding sequence ATGATCAAAAGAATTTATTTATTGCTGTTGATATTACCTGTGCAGTTATTTGCGCAGGGGATAAAAGTTATTAACCCGCAATGCGAATACAAGCAAAATCCGCAGGGTATTGAATCGGCATCGCCGCGGTTAAGCTGGGAGTTGGAAAGTGGGCAGCACAACGTATTGCAAACCGCATACAGGGTATTAGTAGCCGATGATGCTGATAAGTTAAAGAACAATACCGGTAATGTGTGGGATTCAAAAAAGGTGAGTTCGTCTGCTTCGTTGCAGGTGATCTATAAAGGCATAAAACTGCAGGCATCTAAAACATACTATTGGAAAGTGATGGTATGGGATAATCACCAGCAGGTTTCTGCATGGAGTGCAGCGGCCAATTGGCAAATGGGTTTGCTGAGTAAAACAGACTGGAATGGAGCCGACTGGATAGCGTATGATAAACTGCCCGATACATCAGCCATTGTTCCATTTTATCATGGCAGAGGTCCCAAAAAACTGGGCATGGCCAATGACGTATTACCGCTCATCCGTAAAACATTCAGTATCGGTAATCAACTTAAAAAAGCTACACTTTATATATGCGGATTGGGCCATTTTGACCTGAGCCTGAACGGCAAAAAGGTGGGCGACCATTTCCTCGATCCCGGATGGACTCAATACAACAAACAAGCGCTGTATGTGCCATTTGATATCACCAATCAGCTTATCGCAGGTCAAAATACCATAGGAGTAATGTTGGGCAACGGGTTTTATTATATCCCGCGCGATAAACGTTACCGCAAACTTACCGGCGGATATGGTCACCCCAAAATGATATGCAGGCTGGTGATGGAATATCAGGATGGAAAGACAGAGAATTTAGTGAGTGATGCCTCCTGGAAAACAGCGCCGGGTCCTATAACCTTTACCAGCATTTATGGTGGAGAAGATTATAATGCAAACCTGGAGCAAGCAGGGTGGAATGCCAATGGATTTAACGATAACCAATGGCAAAAGGCAATAGTTGTGGACGGGCCGTCTTTGTTAAATGCGCAAATGGCCGATCCGCTAAAGATCATGCAGGAATTTACTCCTGAAAGTAAAAAGCAGCTCAGTTCGGGTGAATGGGTATATGACCTCGGGCAAAACTTTTCGGGTATTCCACAAATTACCGTTCAGGGCAAAAAAGGCGATACGGTAAGGATCATTCCGGCCGAACTGGTTAATGCTGACGGGAGCGCCAATCAAAAAGCATCCGGTAACCCTCATTATTACAATTATATTTTAAAGGGTGATGGCTTGGAAACCTGGCAACCGCAGTTTACCTATTACGGCTTCCGGTATTTACAGGTTGAGGGTGCAACACCGCAAAATGAGACCAATACATCGCGTAAACCGGTAATAGTAGCTATAAAAGGTTTACATACCCGTAACGCCGCGGCTACTATGGGCAAATTTACCTGCTCAAATGAGCTGTTTAATCGGACTTTCAAGCTGATTGACTGGGCCATGAAAAGCAATATGGCTAGTGTATTTACCGATTGCCCTCACCGCGAAAAGCTGGGCTGGCTGGAAGAGGCGCATCTGGTTGGCAGTTCGTTACATTATAATTATGATATAACCGGTTTAACCCATAAATGCATCAATGATATGCGTATAGCGCAAACCGAGGATGGGTTGATTCCGGAGATAGCGCCTGAGTTTGTAAAGTTTGATGAACCTTTTCGCGATTCGCCGGAGTGGGGGAGTAATGCCATCATTTTGCCATGGTATGTATACCAGTGGTATGGCGATAAACAGGTATTGACCGAAAGTTATGATATGATGAAACGCTATCTCACTTATCTTGATAAAAAAGCAGAAGATCACCTGCTTTACCAGGGTCTGGGCGATTGGTATGATCTTGGGCCAAAGCATCCCGGTGTTTCGCAATTAACCCCTAAAGGTATCACTGCATCGGCCTTGTATTATTACGATCTGGATATTGCCGGTAAAATTGCGGTGATGTTAGGGAAAACGGAAGATGCTGCAGCTTATAAAAAACTGGCAGCACAAGTAAAATCAGCTTATAACAAAAAATTCTTCAATGCCGAAACCAAACAATATGGCAGCGGCAGTCAGGCTGCAAATGCCATGTCCGTTTATGCAGGCCTGGTTGAGCCGCAATATAAAACGGCTGTGGTGAACAACATTGTGAAAGATATCCGCGACCGTGGTAATAGCCTTACCGCGGGGGATATTGGTTACCGCTACCTGCTGAGGGTATTGGATGACGAAGGTCGCTCAGATGTGATATTTGATATGAATAGCCGTGATGATGTGCCGGGTTATGGCTATCAGCTGGCTCATGGGGCAACTGCTTTAACCGAATCATGGGCAGCACTGCCTTCTGTATCAAACAATCACTTTATGCTGGGCCATTTAATGGAGTGGTTTTATAGCGGGCTGGCAGGTATCCGCCCCGCGGATGATGCCATTGCGTTTAACAAAATTGAGATCAGGCCCGAAACAGTAGGGAATGTAACCTCGGCCAGTGCCAGTTACCAATCGCCTTATGGCACTATATCAAGCAGCTGGAAAAAGGCAGCGGGTAAGTTTGAACTGAGCGTAAGCATCCCCGCAAATACTACTGCTACCATCTGTCTGCCGGTGAATAAAACTGCTTTGATTACCGCGGACGGGCAAAATATAAAAAGCAGGAAAGATATGAAGTTTATAGGTTACCGTGACGGTAAAGCACTGGTTAAGGCCGGTTCTGGTAATTACACCTTCACTGCCAGGTAA
- a CDS encoding malectin domain-containing carbohydrate-binding protein — translation MGGGIGYIKTRVSGLKHQLAIVLFIGLLPAFMPNIASAQQNTRQDILLNTNWHTIADEQNSKAYAGFEQAGFSTKTWLPANIPHNWDTYEGYRRLKHGNKHGYAWYRKVFALPVKQTGKRYFLWFEGVGSYATVWLNGRQVGYHAGGRTTFTLDVTDVIKAGKQNLLAVRADHPAYIKDLPWVCGGCSDETGFSEGSQPMGIFRPVHLIVTNPVRIEPFGVHIWNDTTVSEKSATLNLETEIKNYGNLSANVKIVNILVDEKGKSVAQTGSTGNVESGDKIVVKNALKNVKNIHLWSLNDPYLYNLITQIWENGTLKDQIKTPYGIRWISWPIGRNNGDNRFYLNGKPVFINGVAEYEHLMGKSQAFSNAEIKSRVTQVKAAGFNAFRDAHQPHNLEYNKYWDKLGILWWPQYSAHIWFNSPEFRANYKALLVDWIKERRNSPSVILWGLQNESKLPTDFARECSELIRKLDPTASFQRKITTCNGGSGTDWDVPQNWTGTYGGNPLTYGEDLKKQVLVGEYGAWRSLGLHTEGAFNQNGPLSEDRLNQLMETKVRLAESVKDQVAGHFQWLLYSHENPGRIQGGEGQRELDRVGPINYKGLFTPWGQPTDAFYMYRANYAPKDRGPMVYIVSHTWPNRWLTAGKKDSITVYSNCDEVELFNDVEHISLGKKKRGGVGTHFQWDAVDIKYNVLYAIGYVNGKAVTHDQIVLNHLPTAPHLKTAIQNTVLLKPAAGYNYLYRINCGGPDYKDSYGNIWVADKHQDNKKQTGSLSWTDDYPGMPAFFASQQRTFDHISGTKDEALFQTFRYGMDKLRFNFPVPDGDYRVEFYFTEPWYGTGGGMDCTGWRLFDVAVNGITKIKNLDIFKEAGYANAMKKTVAAHVTGGTLTVSFPDAEAGEAIISAIAVSSLNPIAKSGIYNHGVIEQLKADKGCSVQSWLDIGQKQYADNKITFSNLPPVLYGADWIRTNNIKSVSSASFKVNADADVFVAMDADPQQRPAWLSKYEVTGQFVETDADGGHKLAVYRQRFKKGDLVSLGENKGKYMYTVIVLPVTTLEPATDLRKTVSYKTETAELKGDGIVKDTLNGKNVVRFTKDGSNGVSFPVTPGVGAMYALRIKYYNQTDKTFTAKMQLLAADGTLMNEENISFKPVPKNKSGTVATTTGTSINAGNYKLVITGIQATGLCISGIEMQ, via the coding sequence ATGGGGGGAGGTATTGGGTACATAAAAACACGCGTTAGCGGGCTGAAACATCAGCTGGCTATTGTGCTTTTTATCGGTCTGCTGCCTGCTTTTATGCCGAATATCGCATCCGCTCAGCAAAATACACGGCAGGATATATTGCTCAACACTAACTGGCATACCATTGCCGATGAGCAAAATAGTAAAGCCTATGCAGGTTTTGAACAGGCGGGGTTTTCAACAAAAACCTGGCTGCCCGCAAATATACCCCATAACTGGGATACGTACGAAGGCTATCGCCGCCTGAAACATGGAAACAAACATGGGTATGCCTGGTACCGCAAGGTGTTTGCCTTACCGGTAAAGCAAACAGGCAAAAGATATTTTTTATGGTTTGAAGGCGTGGGTTCTTACGCAACGGTGTGGCTGAATGGCAGGCAAGTAGGTTACCATGCCGGCGGCCGCACCACTTTTACCCTTGATGTTACCGATGTTATAAAAGCGGGTAAGCAAAACCTGTTAGCCGTCAGGGCCGATCATCCAGCCTACATTAAAGATCTGCCGTGGGTGTGCGGGGGCTGCTCAGACGAAACCGGTTTTTCGGAAGGTTCGCAGCCTATGGGTATCTTCCGGCCGGTGCATTTGATAGTTACCAATCCCGTGCGGATTGAACCTTTTGGGGTACACATCTGGAACGATACCACCGTGTCGGAAAAATCAGCTACCCTCAACCTCGAAACAGAGATAAAAAATTATGGTAACCTGTCAGCAAATGTAAAAATTGTAAATATTTTGGTTGACGAGAAGGGGAAGTCAGTTGCGCAAACGGGCTCTACCGGCAATGTGGAGTCAGGAGATAAAATAGTGGTCAAAAATGCGCTGAAAAATGTTAAAAACATTCATTTATGGTCGTTAAATGACCCGTATTTATACAATTTGATCACGCAAATATGGGAAAATGGTACCCTGAAAGACCAAATCAAGACACCCTACGGTATCCGTTGGATCAGCTGGCCTATCGGTCGGAATAACGGCGACAACCGGTTTTACCTGAATGGAAAACCAGTCTTTATAAACGGCGTTGCCGAGTACGAGCACCTGATGGGAAAAAGCCAGGCTTTCAGCAATGCCGAGATCAAATCGAGAGTAACGCAGGTAAAAGCTGCTGGTTTTAATGCCTTCAGAGACGCGCATCAGCCTCATAATCTGGAATATAACAAATATTGGGATAAGCTGGGCATCCTGTGGTGGCCGCAATATTCGGCACATATTTGGTTCAATTCGCCTGAGTTCAGGGCAAATTATAAGGCTTTGCTGGTTGATTGGATCAAGGAACGCCGCAATAGCCCTTCTGTTATTTTGTGGGGTTTACAGAACGAAAGCAAGTTACCAACTGATTTTGCCCGGGAATGCAGCGAACTGATCCGCAAACTTGACCCAACAGCCTCATTCCAGCGCAAAATTACTACCTGCAACGGTGGTTCCGGCACCGACTGGGACGTACCTCAAAACTGGACAGGTACGTATGGTGGCAACCCGCTAACTTATGGCGAAGACCTTAAAAAACAGGTCCTGGTAGGCGAATACGGTGCATGGAGAAGCCTTGGTTTGCATACGGAAGGAGCTTTTAACCAAAACGGTCCGCTAAGCGAGGACAGGTTAAACCAACTGATGGAAACCAAAGTGCGCCTGGCCGAATCGGTTAAAGATCAGGTTGCAGGGCATTTTCAGTGGCTGTTATATTCGCACGAAAATCCGGGCCGCATACAAGGCGGCGAAGGGCAACGTGAGCTGGACAGGGTTGGCCCCATAAATTATAAAGGGCTGTTTACTCCCTGGGGGCAACCTACGGACGCATTTTATATGTACCGGGCCAACTATGCTCCAAAAGATAGGGGACCGATGGTTTACATTGTATCACATACCTGGCCAAACCGCTGGTTAACAGCAGGTAAAAAGGATAGCATAACTGTTTATTCCAATTGCGATGAGGTGGAGCTGTTTAACGATGTTGAGCATATTTCGCTTGGAAAAAAGAAGCGTGGCGGCGTCGGTACCCATTTTCAATGGGATGCGGTTGATATAAAATACAATGTTTTGTATGCTATTGGATATGTAAATGGGAAGGCGGTGACGCATGACCAGATCGTGCTTAATCATTTGCCAACTGCCCCGCATTTAAAAACAGCTATCCAAAACACTGTTTTGCTTAAACCTGCCGCAGGGTATAATTACCTGTATCGTATAAATTGCGGAGGCCCTGATTATAAAGACAGTTACGGAAATATATGGGTAGCAGACAAGCACCAGGACAATAAAAAACAAACCGGCTCATTAAGCTGGACTGACGATTATCCCGGCATGCCGGCCTTTTTTGCCAGTCAGCAGCGCACGTTTGATCATATTTCTGGCACTAAAGATGAAGCTTTGTTCCAGACATTCAGATATGGCATGGATAAGCTCAGGTTTAACTTTCCAGTACCGGATGGTGATTATCGAGTTGAATTCTATTTTACGGAACCTTGGTATGGTACCGGAGGGGGGATGGATTGCACCGGATGGCGCTTATTTGATGTAGCTGTTAACGGCATAACCAAAATTAAAAACCTCGATATTTTTAAAGAAGCCGGTTATGCTAATGCCATGAAGAAAACGGTCGCCGCTCACGTAACCGGTGGAACATTAACGGTTTCTTTCCCGGATGCTGAAGCTGGTGAAGCCATTATTTCAGCTATCGCGGTAAGTTCATTAAATCCTATAGCAAAATCGGGCATTTATAACCATGGTGTAATTGAGCAATTAAAAGCTGATAAGGGCTGTTCGGTACAAAGTTGGCTTGACATTGGGCAAAAACAATATGCAGATAACAAAATTACCTTTAGCAACCTGCCTCCGGTTTTATACGGTGCCGACTGGATCCGGACAAATAATATAAAATCCGTTTCATCAGCTTCCTTTAAAGTAAATGCCGACGCAGACGTTTTTGTAGCCATGGATGCAGATCCGCAACAACGGCCCGCATGGCTAAGTAAATATGAGGTAACAGGTCAGTTTGTAGAAACCGACGCCGATGGCGGGCACAAATTGGCAGTTTATCGCCAGCGATTTAAGAAAGGCGACCTTGTTTCATTGGGCGAAAACAAAGGTAAATACATGTACACCGTTATCGTACTGCCGGTAACTACATTAGAACCTGCTACCGATCTGCGTAAAACGGTTAGCTACAAAACCGAAACAGCCGAATTAAAGGGCGATGGGATAGTAAAAGATACTTTGAATGGTAAAAACGTAGTTCGCTTTACAAAAGATGGCAGTAATGGCGTATCGTTCCCGGTAACACCGGGTGTGGGCGCTATGTATGCCCTGCGCATTAAATATTATAACCAAACCGATAAAACTTTCACTGCAAAAATGCAGTTACTTGCCGCCGATGGTACGTTGATGAACGAAGAAAATATTAGCTTTAAGCCTGTACCTAAAAACAAATCGGGCACGGTGGCAACCACAACCGGCACAAGTATTAATGCAGGCAATTATAAACTGGTTATTACAGGTATACAGGCAACAGGCTTATGCATATCGGGTATTGAAATGCAGTAA
- a CDS encoding glycoside hydrolase family 95 protein yields the protein MKNMLSLAFKQLGFAAILTLTAGSASAQTNLKLWYKQPAQKWTDALPIGNGRLGAMIFGGADEDRIQFNEQTLWTGGPRHYEREGAVKYLQPIRQLLFDGKQPEAEALAQQHFMGMKSNEANYAADSAAWLKKVSSAIAPAAAGFNDSQWKTITFPAANGWETIPGFEGLDGAVWLRTTIDVPANMTGKNMILNIGRVRDMDFTYVNCKLIGSSANTNSRKYTIPAGLLHVGKNTIAVQVINFFDKGGLTTVKEKFAVYPEGEKPENGILLKSQWKYWVQNENPPSYPRYNADYQPFADVYLQFPKQTVADYKRDLDISNATAHVTYKANGITYTREYLSSAPDQVIAIHLTASKPGSITLKALLKSLHKNYITRKIDDHTLALSLKIHDGVLKGESYLHVQHKGGRVSVTANNISVTDATEATFYLAAATNFKNYHDVSGDAGAICKKQIAAIANKSYAAVKTAHVKDYQKYFNTFSIDLGKGSNADLPTDERILKFGETPDPEFVTLYAQYGRYLLISSSRPGNGPATLQGLWNDLLTPPWGSKYTTNINLQMNYWPAEVLNLSACSQPFLSIVDDLVQTGRQTAKAHYGAPGWVLHHNTDQWRGTAPVNASNHGIWVSGGAWLCHQLWEHYLYSQDEDFLKNHAYPEMKGAAEFFVHFLVKDPKTGYLISAPSNSPEHGGLVVGPTMDHQIIRDLFKNCIKASEILGIDKTFADTLRTTYNKIAPNKVGKYGQLQEWMEDKDDTADTHRHVSHMWGVFPGTDITWDTPGLMKAAEKSMQYRGDEGTGWSIAWKVNIWARMREGDHAYMMFRKLLSPADVTSGKEKGGVYHNLFDAHPPFQIDGNFGGAAGLAEMLLQSQGNDIELLPALPSALAEGNIKGICARGGFELNFTWQNGKLQSVEVLSKTGGVCHLRYQDKTTSLNTQQGKTYRFSADLKQL from the coding sequence ATGAAAAACATGCTATCATTGGCCTTTAAACAATTAGGCTTTGCTGCAATACTAACACTTACAGCTGGTTCGGCCAGTGCGCAAACCAATTTAAAACTGTGGTATAAACAGCCAGCTCAAAAATGGACTGATGCTTTACCCATCGGGAACGGTCGTTTAGGGGCCATGATATTTGGTGGAGCAGATGAAGACCGTATCCAGTTTAATGAACAAACACTGTGGACAGGCGGCCCGCGCCATTATGAGCGCGAAGGGGCGGTAAAGTATTTGCAACCCATACGTCAGCTCTTGTTCGACGGCAAACAACCCGAAGCCGAGGCGTTGGCCCAGCAACATTTTATGGGCATGAAAAGCAATGAAGCTAATTATGCAGCGGATTCTGCCGCCTGGTTAAAAAAGGTAAGCTCGGCTATAGCACCTGCCGCTGCCGGTTTTAATGATAGCCAATGGAAAACCATCACGTTCCCTGCAGCAAATGGCTGGGAAACTATTCCCGGTTTTGAAGGCCTTGATGGTGCTGTTTGGTTGAGGACTACCATTGATGTTCCGGCGAACATGACAGGCAAAAACATGATATTGAATATTGGCCGCGTGCGCGATATGGATTTTACCTACGTTAACTGTAAACTCATTGGTTCATCGGCAAATACTAATAGTCGTAAGTATACCATTCCGGCAGGTTTGCTGCATGTTGGTAAAAACACTATAGCAGTTCAGGTCATTAATTTTTTTGACAAAGGTGGACTTACTACTGTTAAAGAAAAATTCGCCGTTTATCCAGAAGGAGAGAAACCCGAGAATGGCATCCTGTTAAAATCACAATGGAAATACTGGGTACAGAATGAAAACCCGCCATCATACCCGCGCTACAACGCCGACTACCAGCCATTTGCCGATGTATATCTGCAATTTCCTAAACAAACAGTAGCAGATTATAAACGCGACCTGGATATCAGTAACGCTACAGCCCATGTAACTTACAAAGCGAACGGTATAACCTATACCCGCGAATACCTGAGCAGTGCGCCCGACCAGGTGATCGCTATTCATTTAACTGCTAGCAAACCGGGCAGCATCACCTTAAAGGCATTGTTGAAAAGTCTGCATAAAAACTATATCACCCGCAAAATAGATGATCATACGCTGGCGCTGTCATTAAAAATACATGACGGGGTGTTAAAAGGTGAAAGTTATCTGCATGTTCAGCATAAAGGCGGTAGGGTATCGGTAACCGCAAATAATATCAGTGTTACGGACGCTACCGAAGCCACCTTTTATTTAGCTGCCGCAACTAATTTTAAAAACTATCATGATGTTTCGGGAGATGCCGGGGCAATATGTAAAAAGCAAATAGCGGCTATCGCCAATAAAAGCTACGCCGCCGTCAAAACAGCACACGTTAAAGATTATCAAAAGTATTTCAACACCTTTTCTATCGATCTGGGCAAAGGATCTAACGCGGACCTGCCAACCGATGAGCGGATACTGAAGTTCGGGGAAACTCCCGATCCGGAGTTTGTAACGCTATATGCCCAGTATGGCCGGTACCTGCTCATATCTTCTTCACGCCCCGGCAATGGTCCGGCAACGCTGCAGGGCTTATGGAACGATTTGCTTACACCACCGTGGGGCAGTAAATACACCACCAATATTAACCTACAGATGAATTACTGGCCTGCGGAGGTGCTAAACCTTTCTGCTTGCAGCCAGCCATTTCTCAGTATAGTTGATGATCTGGTACAAACCGGTAGGCAAACAGCAAAGGCACACTATGGAGCGCCGGGCTGGGTGCTGCACCATAATACCGATCAGTGGCGGGGTACCGCGCCGGTAAATGCCTCAAATCATGGTATCTGGGTGAGCGGCGGCGCCTGGCTTTGCCATCAGCTGTGGGAGCATTATTTATACTCGCAGGACGAAGATTTTTTAAAGAACCATGCCTATCCCGAAATGAAGGGCGCGGCGGAGTTTTTTGTACACTTTTTAGTGAAAGACCCTAAAACCGGATACCTTATCAGCGCCCCATCCAATTCGCCGGAACATGGCGGACTGGTGGTCGGGCCGACCATGGATCACCAGATCATCCGCGACCTGTTTAAAAATTGCATCAAGGCATCAGAAATTTTAGGCATCGACAAAACATTTGCAGATACACTGAGGACAACATATAACAAGATAGCGCCAAACAAGGTTGGCAAATATGGCCAGTTGCAAGAGTGGATGGAAGATAAGGACGATACTGCCGATACGCACCGCCATGTGTCGCACATGTGGGGAGTATTTCCGGGCACCGATATTACCTGGGACACACCCGGATTGATGAAGGCTGCCGAAAAATCAATGCAATACCGTGGCGACGAAGGCACAGGCTGGAGCATAGCCTGGAAGGTAAATATATGGGCCCGGATGCGCGAAGGCGATCATGCTTACATGATGTTCAGGAAACTGCTTTCACCAGCCGATGTAACCTCCGGAAAAGAAAAAGGTGGTGTTTATCATAACCTGTTCGACGCACACCCACCGTTTCAGATTGACGGGAACTTTGGCGGCGCGGCAGGTCTGGCCGAAATGCTGCTGCAAAGCCAGGGTAATGATATTGAACTGCTTCCGGCGCTGCCATCTGCGCTGGCAGAGGGCAATATTAAAGGCATTTGCGCCCGCGGCGGCTTTGAACTGAATTTTACCTGGCAAAACGGAAAATTGCAAAGTGTAGAGGTGCTGTCAAAAACAGGCGGCGTTTGCCATCTGCGCTATCAGGACAAAACTACGAGCCTTAACACACAGCAAGGTAAAACCTACCGGTTTAGTGCCGATCTGAAACAATTATAA
- a CDS encoding glycoside hydrolase family protein: MKYTFKHILLLVCIIASVKANAQTQAKTVPDKVMQDIYQQVKTPYKYGLVIVPDSNSRKADCPSVFRKGNKWYMTYIIFNGRGYETWLADSKDLLHWKTQGRILSFSDTSQWDGNQKAGYIALQDYKWGGSYELQKYQDKYWMSYFGGHSTGYEKGLLSISIAYTDKDPGTVHDWQRLGHPVLSSTDANVSWWDNHTQYKETVIWDKTKLTGHPFVMYYNANGDSVNKKRGAERIGMAVSDDMLHWQRFGKDPVLNHGDGITGDPYIQKIGDVYVMFYFGAFWKTGTSGVFNRFAASYDLVHWTDWTGEKLIESSEPYDNMFAHKSFVVKYKGVVYHYYCAVNKSDQRGIAVATSKDMGKSELNFVTPPVKKKKQ, encoded by the coding sequence ATGAAATACACATTTAAGCACATTTTATTATTGGTTTGCATCATAGCATCAGTTAAAGCAAACGCGCAAACCCAGGCTAAAACTGTACCCGATAAGGTAATGCAGGATATATATCAGCAGGTAAAGACACCTTATAAGTATGGATTGGTTATAGTGCCCGACAGCAATTCGAGAAAAGCCGACTGCCCAAGTGTTTTCAGAAAAGGGAACAAGTGGTACATGACCTACATTATATTTAATGGCCGGGGTTATGAAACCTGGCTGGCCGATAGTAAAGACCTGCTGCACTGGAAAACCCAGGGCCGCATTTTGTCTTTTTCTGACACTTCGCAATGGGACGGTAACCAGAAAGCTGGATATATAGCCTTACAGGATTATAAATGGGGAGGCTCTTATGAGTTGCAAAAATATCAGGATAAGTATTGGATGTCATATTTCGGAGGACATAGCACCGGGTATGAAAAAGGCTTGCTGTCTATCAGTATAGCCTATACCGACAAAGATCCGGGCACCGTTCATGATTGGCAGCGATTAGGGCATCCGGTATTGTCAAGTACCGACGCCAACGTAAGCTGGTGGGATAATCATACCCAGTACAAAGAAACCGTAATATGGGATAAAACGAAACTTACCGGGCATCCTTTCGTAATGTATTACAATGCCAATGGCGATAGCGTGAACAAAAAGCGCGGAGCCGAGCGTATAGGCATGGCCGTATCTGATGATATGCTGCACTGGCAGCGTTTTGGTAAAGATCCGGTGCTGAATCATGGCGACGGCATTACCGGAGACCCTTACATTCAAAAGATAGGTGACGTTTATGTGATGTTTTATTTCGGGGCTTTCTGGAAAACCGGTACATCGGGCGTGTTTAACCGCTTTGCAGCCTCTTACGACCTGGTGCACTGGACGGATTGGACTGGAGAAAAGCTCATTGAATCGTCAGAACCTTATGATAATATGTTCGCCCATAAATCATTCGTGGTGAAATATAAGGGTGTGGTTTATCACTATTACTGCGCGGTTAACAAATCAGATCAGCGGGGTATTGCGGTGGCTACGTCTAAAGATATGGGTAAAAGTGAGTTGAATTTCGTAACACCACCGGTTAAAAAGAAGAAACAATAA